A part of Streptomyces sp. NBC_01235 genomic DNA contains:
- the malQ gene encoding 4-alpha-glucanotransferase: MSVPPGEELARLAALHGVGTSYQPSPDRTVTASAAAVTRALAALGVDAGTPQAVRAALAARERELRERLLPPTVVCWSGSRAEALAALPEGSRLCVETEQGDVRDPVDPADVEQLPLGVHQLTATAPDGRTGRSHLVVAPPRLPTPTGHSYGLLVQLYSLLSGRSWGMGDLGDLGELTAWAGRALGAGFVQVNPLHAAVPGAPTDPSPYRPSSRRFPDPVHLRVEDVPEYAYVVQGRDGRLRSLSERAGRLREAVLEKGELIDRDAVWELKREALELVARVPLGPGRRAAYCDFLAEQGQALEDHATWCALAEVHGSQWQRWPSALRDPRSAETTRARGELTDRVDFHSRLAWLTDTQLTAAQRAAREAGMPVGIVHDLAVGVHPEGADAWAQQEYFAAGMSVGAPPDAFNARGQDWGLPPWRPDRLAASGYAPYRRLLRALFRYAGALRIDHVMGLFRLWWVPQGELPTEGTYVRYDAEAMLAVLVLEASRAGSLVIGEDLGTVEPGVREALRERGVLGTSVLWFERDWDGDGRPLPPDRWRADCLATATTHDLPSTAARLTGEHVELRDRLGLLTRPVEEERAEAANDTAEWLALLTRLGLLAGTGGGSDRSSQEAEVQAVHRFLLRTPARMIGVWLPDGVGDRRPQNLPGTWDQYPNWRLPIADAEGRPVTLEQLAASPRLWALIDVLRERNSASGAV, from the coding sequence ATGAGCGTGCCACCCGGAGAGGAGCTCGCCCGGCTCGCCGCGCTGCACGGCGTCGGCACCTCCTACCAGCCCTCCCCGGACCGTACGGTCACGGCCTCGGCCGCCGCCGTCACCCGCGCCCTGGCCGCGCTCGGCGTCGACGCGGGCACCCCGCAGGCCGTCCGCGCCGCGCTCGCCGCACGGGAACGCGAACTGCGCGAGCGGCTGTTGCCGCCGACGGTGGTGTGCTGGAGCGGCAGCCGGGCCGAGGCGCTCGCCGCCCTCCCCGAGGGCAGCCGGCTGTGCGTCGAGACCGAGCAGGGGGACGTCCGCGATCCCGTCGATCCCGCCGACGTCGAGCAACTTCCGCTCGGGGTGCACCAGTTGACGGCTACCGCCCCCGACGGGCGGACCGGTCGCAGCCACCTCGTCGTCGCCCCGCCCCGCCTGCCCACGCCCACGGGACACTCCTACGGACTCCTCGTCCAGCTGTACTCCCTCCTCTCCGGTCGCTCCTGGGGCATGGGCGACCTCGGTGACCTCGGCGAGCTGACCGCCTGGGCCGGACGGGCGCTCGGCGCCGGGTTCGTGCAGGTCAACCCGTTGCACGCGGCCGTGCCCGGCGCCCCGACCGACCCTTCCCCGTACCGGCCCTCCTCGCGCCGCTTCCCCGACCCCGTGCACCTGCGCGTCGAGGACGTTCCCGAGTACGCCTACGTCGTCCAGGGCCGGGACGGCCGTCTGCGCTCCCTGTCGGAGCGCGCGGGACGGCTGCGTGAAGCGGTCCTGGAGAAGGGGGAGCTGATCGACCGGGACGCCGTGTGGGAGCTCAAGCGGGAGGCACTGGAACTGGTCGCCCGCGTTCCGCTCGGGCCCGGCCGGCGCGCCGCCTACTGCGACTTCCTCGCCGAGCAGGGCCAGGCCCTGGAGGACCACGCCACCTGGTGCGCGCTCGCCGAGGTGCACGGATCGCAGTGGCAGCGGTGGCCGTCCGCGCTGCGCGACCCACGCTCCGCCGAAACCACCCGCGCCCGCGGGGAGTTGACGGACCGCGTCGACTTCCACTCCCGCCTCGCCTGGCTCACCGACACCCAGCTCACCGCCGCCCAGCGCGCCGCGCGCGAGGCGGGCATGCCCGTGGGGATCGTCCACGACCTGGCGGTCGGCGTGCACCCCGAGGGCGCCGACGCGTGGGCGCAGCAGGAGTACTTCGCCGCCGGGATGTCGGTCGGCGCCCCGCCGGACGCCTTCAACGCCCGAGGCCAGGACTGGGGCCTGCCGCCCTGGCGCCCGGACCGGCTGGCCGCCTCCGGCTACGCCCCCTACCGGCGGCTGCTGAGGGCCCTCTTCCGCTACGCCGGCGCCCTGCGCATCGACCACGTCATGGGCCTGTTCCGCCTCTGGTGGGTCCCGCAGGGCGAGCTGCCCACGGAGGGCACATACGTCCGTTACGACGCCGAGGCCATGCTCGCCGTCCTGGTGCTGGAGGCGTCGAGGGCCGGTTCGCTGGTGATCGGCGAGGACCTCGGCACCGTCGAGCCGGGTGTGCGGGAGGCGCTGCGCGAACGCGGGGTGCTCGGCACGTCCGTCCTGTGGTTCGAGCGGGACTGGGACGGCGACGGACGCCCCCTGCCCCCCGACCGCTGGCGCGCAGACTGCCTGGCCACCGCCACCACCCACGACCTGCCGTCCACCGCCGCCCGCCTCACCGGCGAACACGTCGAACTCCGTGACCGGCTGGGCCTGTTGACCCGGCCCGTGGAGGAGGAGCGCGCGGAGGCGGCCAACGACACGGCGGAGTGGCTGGCCCTGCTCACCCGCCTCGGACTGCTGGCCGGCACCGGCGGTGGCAGCGACCGCTCCTCTCAGGAGGCCGAGGTCCAGGCCGTCCACCGCTTCCTGCTGCGCACCCCCGCCCGCATGATCGGCGTCTGGCTCCCGGACGGCGTCGGCGACCGCCGCCCGCAGAACCTCCCCGGCACCTGGGACCAGTATCCGAACTGGCGCCTGCCGATCGCGGACGCGGAGGGCCGCCCGGTGACGCTGGAGCAGCTCGCGGCCTCGCCGAGACTGTGGGCGCTGATCGACGTCCTGCGGGAGCGGAACAGCGCGTCGGGTGCCGTCTAG
- a CDS encoding class I SAM-dependent methyltransferase → MSEGVTDPELLVTRAYGDARHLTARQSLYQWQRPRYDLPGLVAAELADVTGRVLDVGCAYGQYVRRLRKDRPDLEVVGADLSAGILAGLPGPVVVADAQALPFADDAADAVLALHMLYHVPDIPAAIRELARVLKPGGVLVVSTNSGTDKRELDQLWRRAAGDGHAKLSPTARFPLEAAPELLGATFGDVRVRELPGVVEVTDPAPVVAHLASHEAWAGQAGASFAETVRRAERLVRCDIDDNGVFRVHSLAGLLVCRL, encoded by the coding sequence GTGTCTGAGGGCGTGACGGACCCGGAGTTGTTGGTCACCCGTGCCTACGGGGACGCCCGGCACCTGACCGCCCGGCAGTCGCTCTACCAGTGGCAGCGGCCGCGGTACGACCTGCCGGGCCTGGTGGCCGCCGAGCTCGCGGACGTCACCGGGCGGGTGCTCGACGTCGGCTGTGCCTACGGGCAGTACGTGCGGCGCCTGCGGAAGGACCGGCCCGACCTGGAGGTCGTCGGCGCCGATCTCTCGGCCGGGATCCTCGCGGGCCTTCCCGGACCGGTCGTCGTGGCCGACGCGCAGGCGTTGCCCTTCGCCGACGACGCCGCGGACGCCGTCCTGGCGCTGCACATGCTCTACCACGTACCCGACATCCCGGCGGCGATCCGGGAACTGGCCCGGGTGCTGAAGCCCGGCGGCGTCCTGGTGGTCTCGACCAACAGCGGCACCGACAAGCGGGAGCTGGACCAGCTGTGGCGACGGGCGGCCGGTGACGGCCACGCCAAGCTGTCCCCGACCGCCCGGTTCCCGCTGGAGGCGGCGCCGGAGCTGCTGGGCGCGACGTTCGGCGACGTCCGGGTGCGTGAGCTGCCCGGTGTCGTCGAGGTGACCGACCCGGCGCCGGTGGTGGCCCACCTGGCGTCGCACGAGGCGTGGGCCGGGCAGGCGGGCGCTTCCTTCGCCGAGACCGTTCGGCGTGCCGAACGGCTCGTACGGTGTGACATCGACGACAACGGCGTCTTCCGGGTGCACAGCCTGGCCGGGCTGCTGGTCTGCCGGCTCTGA
- a CDS encoding DUF397 domain-containing protein translates to MPDLLFEESGYSDVSGECAEVARNNPTTVAVRDFRTPDGPTPRLTRPTGRSSPRV, encoded by the coding sequence GTGCCCGATCTCCTGTTCGAGGAGTCCGGCTACAGCGACGTCTCCGGCGAGTGCGCCGAAGTCGCCCGCAACAACCCCACCACCGTCGCCGTACGCGATTTCAGAACGCCCGACGGCCCCACACCCCGCCTCACCCGACCGACTGGACGGAGTTCACCGCGTGTCTGA
- a CDS encoding HNH endonuclease — MPHVLVLNASYEPLGVVPLRRALVLVLENKAVSLEESGAFMHSATVTVPAPSVVRLKRFVRVPYRGPVPLTRRALFARDGGRCMYCGGVATSVDHVVPRSRGGKHVWDNVVASCRRCNHVKADRHLVEIGWRLRHKPAPPSGLAWRIIGTGHRDPRWLPYLQPYGADDALARIDGISA; from the coding sequence GTGCCGCATGTCCTGGTCCTCAACGCGTCGTACGAGCCGCTCGGCGTCGTACCGCTCCGCCGCGCGCTCGTCCTCGTCCTGGAGAACAAGGCAGTCTCCCTGGAGGAATCCGGCGCCTTCATGCACAGCGCAACCGTCACAGTCCCCGCACCCAGCGTGGTCCGGCTCAAGCGATTCGTCCGGGTTCCCTATCGGGGGCCCGTTCCTCTCACCCGTCGGGCGCTGTTCGCCCGGGACGGGGGCCGGTGCATGTACTGCGGTGGCGTCGCAACCAGCGTCGACCACGTCGTCCCGCGCAGCCGCGGGGGCAAACACGTGTGGGACAACGTCGTGGCGTCCTGCCGTCGCTGCAACCACGTCAAGGCCGACCGGCACCTCGTCGAGATCGGCTGGCGGCTGCGCCACAAACCCGCCCCTCCCTCCGGCCTCGCCTGGCGCATCATCGGCACGGGCCATAGGGATCCGCGCTGGCTGCCGTACTTGCAGCCGTACGGCGCGGACGACGCCCTGGCCCGGATCGACGGCATCTCCGCCTAG
- a CDS encoding mechanosensitive ion channel family protein, with amino-acid sequence MSLPAVLLAADASPSPTPSESPTAVTVPSLQDAQESATNAASWVEQNWSTWLAIGLRVLLILVIAVVLRVVVQRAITKLIDRMNRTVASVDGTALGGLLVNNERRRQRSQAIGSVLRSVASFLILGTAALMVLATFEINLAPLLASAGVAGVAIGFGARNLVTDFLSGVFMILEDQYGVGDQIDAGVATGEVIEVGLRVTKLRGANGEIWYVRNGEVKRIGNLSQGWATAGVDVTVKASEDLDLVKATLDEVAEKMSKEEPWNELLWSPIEVLGLDSVLLDSMVVRVSAKTMPGKSLSVERELRWRVKRAFDAADIRIVGGATAPAMEDPADPAAAVAAPSVFSNADSPQHAAATPITPQRATTPPAK; translated from the coding sequence GTGTCTTTGCCCGCCGTCCTACTGGCCGCCGACGCGTCGCCGTCGCCGACTCCCTCGGAGTCGCCGACCGCGGTGACGGTCCCGTCCCTCCAGGACGCCCAGGAGAGCGCGACGAACGCGGCCAGCTGGGTCGAGCAGAACTGGTCGACGTGGCTGGCGATCGGGCTCAGGGTCCTGCTGATCCTGGTGATCGCGGTGGTGCTGAGAGTGGTGGTGCAGCGGGCGATCACCAAGCTGATCGACCGGATGAACCGCACCGTCGCATCCGTCGACGGCACGGCGCTGGGCGGGCTACTGGTCAACAACGAGCGGCGCCGTCAGCGCTCGCAGGCGATCGGCTCGGTGCTGCGTTCGGTGGCGAGTTTCCTGATCCTGGGCACGGCCGCGCTGATGGTGCTGGCCACCTTCGAGATCAACCTGGCCCCGCTGCTGGCCTCGGCCGGTGTCGCGGGCGTGGCGATCGGTTTCGGCGCCCGCAACCTGGTCACGGACTTCCTCTCCGGTGTCTTCATGATCCTGGAGGACCAGTACGGCGTCGGCGACCAGATCGACGCGGGCGTGGCCACCGGCGAGGTCATAGAGGTCGGCCTGCGGGTGACCAAGCTGCGCGGCGCCAACGGTGAGATCTGGTACGTCCGCAACGGCGAGGTCAAGCGGATCGGCAACCTCTCGCAGGGCTGGGCGACGGCCGGCGTCGACGTGACCGTCAAGGCGTCCGAGGACCTCGACCTGGTCAAGGCCACGCTGGACGAGGTCGCCGAGAAGATGAGCAAGGAAGAGCCCTGGAACGAGCTCCTGTGGAGCCCGATCGAGGTCCTCGGCCTGGACAGCGTCCTGCTGGACTCGATGGTCGTCCGCGTCTCCGCGAAGACGATGCCCGGCAAGTCCCTCTCGGTCGAACGCGAGCTGCGCTGGCGCGTCAAACGCGCCTTCGACGCGGCCGACATCCGCATCGTGGGCGGCGCGACCGCCCCCGCCATGGAGGACCCGGCCGACCCGGCGGCCGCGGTCGCGGCGCCGTCCGTGTTCTCCAACGCGGACTCGCCGCAGCACGCGGCGGCGACACCGATCACTCCGCAGCGGGCGACGACGCCTCCGGCGAAGTAG